tttacgGTTGCTTAGCAGCCAGTATTTAGCAAGCTCTGTCTTGGCTGGAGACTCCGAGCAAATAATAAACTTGAACTCTGTGCTGCAGTGATTTCTGGGCTTTTCTGGGCCAGCTTCTGCTGGTTGTAGTGGCTCACACTGAACTCAGGACCTTGGGGAAGACGTGAGCCATTCTGATGGGGTGGAGTGAAAAAGTCCCCCTTTCAGGCCTGTTTCAGGCTCAAGAAATAAACCAGTTTGAAAAgtaggaagaaagggaaggagaggCTTTCAGACCCCAGGCTTACTGTCCTGCTGTAGATGTGCCTTCGTTTCGTGGTCCCTGTCCCAGTGCCCTTGATCTGTGTGCTTCACCAGGAGAGAGTGTGCCAACCAGTGTGCCCCACAGCTTCTAGCGAgcgtctgtcacactttcactcaGTCTTTCCCTCTGACACAGGTGGCCCGGGAGAGTGGCCCGCCCCACATGAAGAGCTTCGTGACCAGGGTTTCTGTTGGGGAGTTCgtgggggaaggggaagggaagagCAAGAAGATTTCCAAGAAGAACGCGGCCCGTGCTGTGCTCGAGGAGCTCAGGAAGCTGCCCCCTCTGCCTGCCATGGAGCGTGTGAAGCCCAGGATCAAAAGGAAAACCAAGCCCACAGGCAAGGTGCGACCCTTTCTGAACAAAGGGCCACCATCATTGCCCCACGGGGTGGAGGGTTAGAATCCTGGTGGTGGCTTCTCCAGAACTAAAGGGGCAGGACTAAAAGCACATGCTAGGCATGATAGACACTTTACAGATGCCACACAGGAGCCACAGTCAGGTAAAGACAAGGCCACTGAGTGGGTTCAGGACCTCATGCCTGTGGGGCATATGGTGAGAGTGGAACCTCTGTGCAGTGACCACCTCGGGTCCTGAGGTGGTGGGAGGGACATGTGAGGCAGGTGGGGAAGGAGTTTACTGAATGCTGCTTCCTTTTGGATTTTGAGCTCTACTAATGGACCTGTCAGAACATATTGATCCCTCCTTACAGCCAGAAGAGGGGCAGGGTTCCACTGGGGGACGTGTGTGAGTGCTAGGATTTTCTTCCTTAAACATTAGCATTACACTCTTTCCTTTGTGCTTAAGGGGTCCTGGAAATGCTCCTGGTAGTGGAATGGATGAGCAGTACTTGGCACAGAAGCAGGCCAACAGGCAAGAAGTAGGATTCTTAGCTTCTTCCCATCagttggagttttttttttttttttttttttttttttaaaggggcagGATTAAAAGCACATGCTAggcttaaaacaaaaaaacaaaaaaaacttggtGTAATGGTTTCTGGATTTTAAGTCATTGTTAGGGAGGCTGGAAACCATCATAGTGTGGTGGTCTGTCCTCCACATCTGTGTTTCCCATCCATGGAGTCCCTCAATCTTGGAATAAAAATACTTGGGAAAAAAATGTCTGGTGGCATTATACAGAGCCTTTTCCCTTGTCAgtcttccctaaacaatacagcatAGCACCTCTTTACATGGTATTTGCATTGTTATAAACTGTCTAGCAATGATCTAAAGTTCGGGAGGATGTACAGAAGCTCATGTGCACAATGCACCATTTTACATAAGGGACGCGTGCAGTTGGAGTTTTTGGTGTCCTTGTAGGATCCGGGAACAATCCCCTGCAGATACTGAGGGACAACTGTACAGATTTCTGGGGAGTTTTAGAAATGggagttttaaatttttctaccTCTTCATTTACTGTCATATAAGGAAACTTTTTAAAGAGCAGCACTCAGCTTGGtgtagtggctcatgcctgtatccCAGCTCCTCTGTAGGCTAAGGCAGGGGatcgtttaaggccagcctgggcaacacagtggaaaaaagaaagaaagccactATTGCAGTGATGCTCACCTGTTCAGTGAAATATTGATGTTGTTTTGGAAAGACCTCACCTCAGGATGATCAGAAAGTCATAAACATGTGATGAATTCTGAGCCATTAAGTCAGTGTAAGGTCTCATAGCTCCCGTCACATGCTGACTCTGAACCAGCCGGGTCTTTCTTGGGAGCAACGTGGCGCACAGTTTCTCCATATAGCGTTTCTTCCTCAGCTACAGACAAGCCCAGAGTATGGCCAAGGGATGAATCCCATCAGCAGACTGGCCCAGATCCAGCAGGCCAAGAAGGAGAAGGAGCCGGAGTACACGCTGCTTACCGAGCGAGGCCTCCCCCGTCGCAGGGAGTTCGTGATGCAGGTGGGTGGCGTGGCTGGGTCGTCCTTCTCTGACCACAACCAGACCTTGTATAAGTCCAGTCCAGGGGCTGGGAGCTTTCCTGAGGAGGCCAGTCCACTCTGCCATCACGAAGAATGTGCTGCTTGCAGTGATGTGGCAGTTTAGAGATGCCCACTGGCCGCTTACCTCAGGTGCTGCCATGTTCACGGGCGGAAGGTGGAGAGAGTGCTAGGCTGGTGGGTTCTGGGCGAGTCTTTCTTCCTCATCTCCTTGGAGGTTTATGATGATCTTTGCAGAAGATAAATAATACAAGTACTATCAACTGATCTGTTCCTGCTCCGTGTGCAGGGCCTGGACCATGGGGTTGGCTCTTCCTTAGACTAGGGTGAAGCTCACAGGGGCACGGAGGGTTTCTCCTTGTGCTGGGTTTATTAAGCAGTTACTTCTTATGGGCACCTTAACTTACTTGCAAcctgaatttaattattttctaatgaaaaacaGAATACAGCAGTCTTTCCCTATTCTGAGGTTTTACTTTCTGGAGTTTTACCATGGTCACCCTGggtctaaaaatattaaatggaaaattccagaaataaacaatttataagtttgtttttttttttttaagagaagagagagagcgagagagagatggAATCttctttgtagatggacacaatacaatacctttatttatttttctttatgtggtgctgagaatcaaacccaggtcccacccgtgctaggcgagcgctctaccgctgagccacaatcccagcccaacaaTTTGTAAGTTTTAAGTTGCTCACCATTCTGAGTAGCAGGGTACCTTGAGCCATTCTGCTCCATCCCAGAAAATTCTTTTGTCCAGTGTACACATGGTGTATACTCCACCTGCTCATTCACTATGTAGTAGCCACCTTGATTACTAGATGGACTGCAATGGTGTCAGGGCCTGGTGAGTGCAGTGTTGGGTGTCCACTGAGGGGTTGGAATATGCCTTCTCAGAAAAAGGACCTGCTGCATTTGACTCTTGTGTGGCAATTTGCGACTCATGAACTGTCTGTCGTCCTGGTGTTTCTTCTGCCGTGTCAGGAGACAAGAGGAAATGAGCCtcacattctctaagaggaaaccACACTTTATGGAGAGAATCGGTTTGCCCGAGACAGGTGGCTGGGAGACAGCTAGATGGGAATCATCCTAGGACCCTCTTCAACCAGAGAAGGGTTTCCTTGATCCTGTTCTTGTGACATTGTGCTTTTGGTTTTAGCAGCCAGGTACCTTGGTCAGGACCAATTTAGGAAGAGGGTGTAAGCAGGTGTGCCAGGATATGTTTAGCAATCAGCTTTTAGGGAAAGGTGGCATGGCTGGAAGGAGGTGCCCAGGTAGATGTCTTTAGAAGCACATGCACGTACATTTGGACATACTCTAGATTCCATTGATGGAAAGGGGTGTGGCACACAGCTTGGATAGGATtctcttttatttgtttgtttgtttgttttttttatacaTAACGGTAGAATGTATTATACTCtatgtatcacacatacatagagtataacttcccattcttgtgaaagttatattgttgtgtgttcatatatgaacatagggaaGTTACGGAAGAcccattccccctccctcacATATAATTCTCTTTATCATAAATTTCATACACCTAGAACTTCACTGTGAAAATCACCAACACCAGTGTAACAGAATCAGCACTTAATGCTTTATTACAAGATCCGGTTTAGCTGGGTGCACCTGTGAttgatctcagctacttgggagcatcacaaattcaaagccagcctgggcaacttagcaagaccctgtttcaaaatttaaaataataaaaaaagggctggagatatagctcagtggtagagtgcccctgagtttagtcCTCAGTACtaagggggaaaagaaaaaacagtATCCAGTTTAGCAAAGAGGTTGCTTATGTTATTGACAAATCCATAATTTAGATTTTAATTCTAGCATGAATATTGGTTGATGGTTTTGTTTACTTTAACAAATAAGATGAAAGGAAAGCCATGATAATGTAACTTTGCCTACTTATAAATGATCAGTGCTTTCTCTGCTGAACTGGATAACTTTTACAGCCTGGCAAAGGCTTCAGTTTCTTGTAGAGTTTAATGGCTGCAGACTTCACATACTTTTAAACGTAATCTGCATTAATAACCTTTTCTCCAACACTTTTAAGTTCAGAATTTGTCAGTAAATAACTTAATATCAAATAGGAAAACTGGTGGATGTCTGTGGTGCATATATTCCCACAACAGCTGATTCAAGTTTTTAGCACCTCTGGTCTTAGAGTCGGGAAGAGAGATGTGCAGTGGCAGACAGGCGCACTGTCATATCCGACTTCCTCACGTTGATATGATGATGGGCAGCCCCTCAGGAGCAGAGATGGCTGAAATGTGGTCAAGTGGGAAGTGCTGAGTTTTGAGTATTCAATGTCTCTGTGAAGTATACGCTTATGTCATCTACGGTTTCATAAAGGCCACTTTTAACAGCCAGCTCTCCAAATTCCCAGATATTCAGTAACTGGCTCCCATGGAGTGGGGCAGGCAAGCTGCAGAGCAGCCTGTCAACTCTGCCATCCAGCTTTGCCCATTGCCAGGTTCCTTGGCCAGCATGCCAGCCCATGCCTGCTTGTTGCTGAGGGTAAGCACTGCCTGTTCTGACTGCCTTGTTCAGGTGAAGGTGGGAAACCACACTGCAGAAGGAACGGGCACCAATAAGAAGGTGGCCAAACGCAACGCAGCTGAGAACATGCTGGAGATCCTTGGTTTTAAAGTCCCACAGGCCCAGCCCACTAAACCTGCACTCAAGTCAGAGGAGAAGGTAAGCGCTCAGGGTCCTGCTTACAGCAtggcttcctccccagccctgggaaCCCCGGCATCTGCGGGGCAGGCCCAGGGGGAGGTGTCCTCCTCCTCCCTGCAGCGGAGCCGCTCTGCCAGCAGCCTCTGAACAGTTTGGACCAGATAGTGCACTCGGGGATTTCCTACCCAGGGGCTCCAGACAAGGCTTGGGGCCAAGCACTTCTGTGTCAGTGTCCTTGCGGTCTGTGGAGACTTCACTGGAGGGCAGCTTGTTCCTGTCAAAGTTTGTAGGATGATGGGGCCTGACTTTAAGGAGGGTGATTCTGTCATTTGAGCTTTGAAAGTGATGCCTACAGGAAAGATTGATAATGCTTACACTTTTGTTGTGGAGAAGGCTTTGGTTTTTTGGGCCAGTGAGCTGGTGTGATATTAGGCCAAATCTGTGGGATTGggaattcttttcttttaatagaaCAAAAGATGAAAGTGATTCCATATTGGAAAATCACTTTTGCCAACACAGCCTTGGATGCCCTCTTATTTCCAGTCACTGACAACCTGTTGGGATAAACCTGAAATCAGGAGTGGCCACTCATCCTGCCAGTTGTATTGATAAAGGCcacacagttcatcattgggacccCGAACATTTGTCATAGAGTTGGTATTTGGGTTTTTCATTTCAAAAATCTTGCAGAGCATTCATTAGCATCCTTATCTTGTTAGTTTTCAGAAACGGATCAAATTTTAGATAGCAACATCCCCCACCCGTGAAGTGTTACCTTAAGAAGTGTCATCTGATTCCTAGATTGGGAATCGGCTCCAGGAAACAGTCTTGATACATGGTCAGCTTTCATCTAAGAGCTCCTTTCCCACTTGGATCTGCTCCTACATACTAGCACCTTCTTCTGGTCAAGCCCCCCACCTCCACCCCTACCCCATGCTCCGAGGGAGAGTGGCTCTGCCTGTGCGGGGCTGTCGCCaccctcagtgttctgtggatggGCAGGTGTCGGGTAGGGCAGGGTTTTCCCACTGAAGACCTCGTTTGAGCCAGTTGGGTTTGTAGTTCTGGGTAGCAGGAACTGCGATGTCAATGGCTTCATTTATACTCATACCTGTCCTTCTTCCCCCCCTCCCATTTAAGACACCAATAAAGAAACCAGGGGATGGAAGAAAAGTAACCTTTTTTGAACCTGGCTCTGGGGACGAAAATGGGACtagtaagtgtgatctttgtgtGAACCTGGGGATTGCATGCTTCCTGAGTGAGCGGTATGACTCGCAGTATCAGAAGCTGTGGCCCCCTTGGAGCTGGGGCGGCGGGCAGTGGGTGCAGTGTGGGGCGTCCTCTGGCGGTGTACGTGGGTTTGTGTTTATCTGTGTGTCCCTCCTCAGGTAATAAAGAGGACGAATTTAGGATGCCTTATCTCAGTCATCAGCAGCTGCCTGCTGGGATTCTTCCCATGGTGCCCGAGGTCGCCCAGGCCGTAGGAGTTAGTCAAGGACATCACACCAAAGATTTCACCAGGGCAGCTCCAAATCCTGCCAAGGCCACGGTAACTGCCATGATAGCCCGAGAATTGTTGTACGGGGGCACTTCACCCACAGCCGAGACCATTTTAAAGAATAACATCTCTTCAGGCCACGTACCCCATGGACCTCTCACAAGACCCTCTGAGCAACTAGACTATCTTTCCAGAGCCCAGGGATTCCAGGTAACTGGTAGGCCTGAGGTGGGAGGGCTGGGCTCCTCTCAGAAATTGAGCTTCGCACTCTACGCAAAATCAGACTCTTGCTGGGAGTGAGCTCAGTACTAGAGCGCCGGCCTAGTGTGTGTGAGTCCCTGGCTTCATCTCCATGCACTGGGGAAAACACAGAAGGAAGAGTAAAATGAAGTTCTGTGCCCCGGGGGTGGGAGGTTGGGGGGTGGGCAAGCAGTGGCTTGGCAGAAGGGTGATCCTGGACAGGGAAGGAGGTACAGCCAGAGTCACAGGCCTATAGGGAAAAAGAAGGGCCTTGTCCTTTCATAATACCATTTTCAAGATCTAAGCAATCCTAAAAACAAAGCCTTTAACCTTTAGTGGTAGTTGCAACAGATCACCTGAGCTGACCCCTTGACCATTTGGGAAGGTCACAGCCTCTTCCATGCCAGGCATCCTTAGTTGGTATCTTCTAGGTTCCTGTAAAATTCTGGGCTGGTCCCTGAGCATCCGGGTGGGTGGTGGTGGTCATAGTAGGTAGGGTGCGTCCCAGACGCTGGCCAGGAGCTGCCACCCTCCACTCATTCATGCTTGCCACCTCCTTGCCCTGGCCTTAGTTCTCTTTCCCCCTCCAGGTTGAATACAAAGACTTCCCCAAAAACAACAAGAACGAATTTGTATCTCTCATCAATTGCTCCTCTCAGCCACCTCTGATCAGCCACGGTATCGGCAAGGACGTGGAGTCCTGCCATGATATGGTACGTCACCCCTGACCGAAGGGTTGGTGAGTGAAGCTGGGTGGTTATGTGGAGCTTGTCCTGGCCTCGGGGAGAGGGGAAGCCACTCTTCCATAGACCTCGTGAGCAGCTGCTGGACAGTACCTGTCTGTGAAGACCGACTTGGCTGGCCAGGCGGGTCTCTTACTCTGTCTTACCTGTTAGGTGGCCTCGTCCTTCGCTCTCCCAGGCTGACCTGAGGGTTGACTGGGACCCTGGGGCTCCTCCAGAGACTGACTGTATTCACTTCATTTCTCATCGGCACTGGGAATCAGGGTCCATGTCCAGGCCGCTGGGTTAAGCCCCTTGTTCTGGTGTTCTGTTTAGATGAATTTGTTAATGAGAAACACTAAAACTGAGAAAAGGGATTGGCTAACAAATCGAAGCTGTGGCAGTTCACTTAATGGAATATAATGCATGCATCAAATTAATGTCTGAAGATcatgtaataaaaaagaaattgtacGTTAGACTTTTGTTTGAAAGTAGTATAGAAAATTCATGTAGTCTGGTTACAGTAAGGTGTTAAAACTCCTAAGCAGATGTCtggaggctgggctcagtggtagagcagttgcctgcatgtgtgaggccctgggttttatccttagcaccgcatataaataaataaaataaagatgcattGGCaactaaaatactttaaaatactaaggaattatttcataaaataaacaGAGGTTGTGATTCAGTGAGGTAACTGTGACTaatctattttattaaatgtgtgtttcaaattaaaaatccaaacatTTTCTTTGGTGGGTCCAGTTTACGAAGTTGCCTCATGTTTGCTGGGGCAGCAGGAGACCCCTCCTTCCCTGCTGGGGTGTCCTGCTGGAGCTGCCCGCCATGGCTGTGGTTTCactctcccttctctcccccttaggCTGCGCTGAATATTTTAAAGTTGCTGTCTGAGTTGGACCAACAAAGTACAGAGACGCCAAGAACAGGCAACGGGCCAGCGTCCATGTGAGTGAGCCGCCTGGCCCCCACCTGCATCTGCGCCCCCGGCTGCTGGCTGGGAAGCTGCCCCTGCCCGGAGTGTCCTCTCCCACCCACCTTCTTTAGGCGGAGTGCTGCTTGTTCTGGGTTTGCCATATTCCCATGGCTCAAAGCTGAAGTGTTCCTAAGGGTGCACAGTGGCAGACCTGGCCCTGCCCCGTCCCCCGCTTTCCTCCTCCCCCAGGGCTCACGTGTTCACTAGTTGTGTAGCTCGCGCTCTCACCGCCCTGAGGCGAGCGTCCTCTGTCCCCCCTGCTTCCTTCACTCACGGGGTTGCTGGGAAGCTCTGCTCTAGCCTGGCATCGCCAGCGGGGCCTGCCCTGGTGGCCCTGGGGGTTTGCTGAGAGCAGTGTCCCCTCAGCATAGGGCTTTCATTTCAAAACTGGTgtcattttcatttttccttccttAAAGGTGTGGGAGGTGCTGAACATTTTCTGGCCGTGAACCATTTTGAAACCCAACATATATACTGAACACACTGAAACTGCTTTGAAAATTTGGAATTTCTGATACGTCCAGTGGGCTGAgagatgtggtgggtcagaggcgGGCGGCAGCATGGAGACCACAGCGACCCGAGGTGGCCAGCGGATGAGGCAGCTGCTGGGGGAGAGGCTCGTGGGCATCCAGTGGCGGCTCGGTGctcggcttttttttttttttttttttccctttttgtcTCTCTTTGCTgtgtaagaaagaaacaaaacatgAACGTTCTTGTCCTGGTGACTCAGACACTTCGGGACAACCCTGGACAGCCACGCTGGAGAGAGGCCCTAGACCGGCCTCAGAGCTAACAGCACCAGAGAAAATCCAATGCTTCCTCCTCAGCTGACCTACCTTCCTAGCGGGCCAGCCACCCACCGCCTACGTCGTGCCCACCCTGAACACCACTTCCTCCCCAGTGAGGCGTACTCTTCTTcgtttcattattttcttttgattGATATGACACTATATAAAGTTTTCATTTGAGAGTTTCTCAATTGTATCTAGTTATATAGCACAGTTTAGAAACTTGTCTGAGACTGACTCTATCAGTACCTAACCGGCAAAGATCATATCCATGTGTGTGGTTATGCGTTCCTATTTCATTGGACTAACCCAGGACCCTTTCAGTAGTTGCAGGTTGTGGCCCTCTGGTTTAGCTGAAAAAGTCCTGGACTTCTCAGAAAACTTGATGAAGTCTCCCACAGTTGTATAAATTGGACAATTTAGGAATTTTAAACTTTAGATGATCATTtggtccttttctattttatttttatttttgttaatgcAACAGGACTTAAATAAATGAACTTTGATCTTTGTTttaaagattataaaaaaattgtgTCTATCCATCTGGCTCTTGAGGACGTTTAGCTTTCACCACACTGCGGGGTCGCGCACACGGGCCCGCAGCTGACTCTCCTTGAGCGCTTGATACTATTAATGCCATCTCCGTGTTGGGCTGAGAAGAACGACCGTTTGTATATACAGCTGTTGCTTTTGATGCTGTGCTGTTGTACACACAGACGTGTGCACAGAGGTCTGCTCTGTCCTGGTGAAGAGCACGTAGCCCTGCCGGCTCAGTACTGCTTCCACCCGTTGTTCACGCTGGAACTTTCTCCCCATGGAATGTAAGTAAAACTTAGTGTTTTTCACCAATAAATGGTaatactaaattttttttaatttattttcaaatgccAGTATGTTAGGTTGGTCTCCTTCCAAGACATCcctccccttttttatttttaagaaaaaaatgatttgtAATGCTTGTGATTCCCTCTGGGCAAAATCTGAAGATCTGAGATAACTTTATATCAAACCATTGATCAATAAACAGCTACTAATGAAGTTTCTGGTCCTGTTGAGCAGTAACTGAAGAAGCCAGGGAagctgtgactgaggagagggaAGTGAGGTGGGGGACAGGGCCAGCCGGGGAGCACGTGGGAACACTTGGTGCAGGTGCTCTCCAACCTGGTAAGGGGCAACTGGTGGTTCTGTtgacattcattcatttttgtggggctgggtattgaacccaggggtgctctaccactgagttatgtccccagccctttttattttgagacagtgtcttgctaagttgctaaggccggtcttaaaacttgtaatcctcctgcctcagcgtcctgagtacctgggattaccgtctgataaattttttttaagaactatAAGATTATAATGGCGGTTGTCTATGAAGTGACCACCTGACTTAACCAAAAGTGATCTGAAGGCATTTTATGTCTTTCAAAATAACTAgacatgggctggggctggggctcagtggcagagcgcttgcctagcaatgtgtgagacactgggttcgattctcagcactgcatataaataaatgagtaaaataaaggtttatcaacatctaaaaaaaatatattaaaaaaaaagaatagactaGTGGGACAGTGACTCCCATTGAGGCAGGTGCCCCTGTAGGTTCAGAAGCCCTCAGGAGAGCCGGGTGTGGCCTGCAGCAACCAGTGTTCCTCATGTAGCTGGATGCTGAGTGGACAGTGGCACTTGGAAGGTGTCCATCTTGGGGTCTGCGTTtctggcctgttccgggcactccACAGAAGCAGCAGTGGCCTGGGCGAACTTGGGTCCACTCAGACCTGTTGACGTGAGCGTTAAGTGCTAAAAGCATCACAGTGAAAACCAGGATAGTTCAAGAAGAGCACACTGGCAAGCTTTCCGCCCCCTCCTCTCTGTGCACATTCCATAAACATAAccgtctaactttttttttttaacctttaaaaaATGAACTTGTTTTGAAGTTACTTCAAACAGAAAAGTTGAATTTCACTGAAATTGCATGTGTACTCTCCCTGTCCCCCCAATCCAGATATTCCACCAAGTCAGGAAGTCAGCACCACCACCCCGTCTGGGGACCTCAGTTCTGGGCTTGTCGAGCAACGCACGTTGCCTTGACCTTCCGGGCCGTCTGGTTGCTCGGCCGCCTGGCTGTCCTTGGGACTTCTCTGTGATTGACCCTCAGCCCGCGTCTGGCTGATGATGACCAGACTTGGCAGTACTTTTGAAGGGAAAGCCACAGAAATGACTCTCTGCTGTGTGTCACACCAGGGTTGAGGCGTAGGTGTCCATCAGCCTTGGTCACCCACTCGTGTCAGGTTGCTCCACTGTGGGTCACGCTTCCCTTGGTAACCGCAGGGTGTTGTGGGAGGCTAGTTCCTGCCGCGCTTCCTCCTTCCTTGCCCTCCACTGGCAACTCCCACTGAGCCCACGCTGCCATCGGTCTGAGCGCTGCACTCCCGAGGGCTCTTATTTCCCATTGATTCTGAGTATCGGCAGCTGATGCAGTCCTAGGTCCCCATGGTAAGAACCCATTACCACCACCTGTTTTGATGCCTTCATCTTTCCCAAAATTGGCCACCAGATGTCTGTTCAAGGTGTCCTTTTAGCTGTGGGAAAGCATGCATACTTTATCACCTTCACCGTGTTGTTTAAGTGTACGGCTTGGTATATTATTTCCATAACATTCTGTCGTCCGTGCCTCCATGTCGGGGCTGTAAAACTGAGGCTGTCCCCGTTGGCCCGTGACTCCCCGTGCCTCCTTCCCCCAGCCCCTGGCAGGCACCTGTGGTCGTGATCATCTAAGTGTGAGTGGAACTCCTGTGGCCTTCTTTAAGACTGGCTTGTGTTACTTTCATTTCGTGGTTTGCACTGTCCCTGGGCCCTGGGCTCATCCACGCTTGGCTATTTGAAGTAATGCTGCTGGGGACATAGGCTAGGTACCCCTCTGAGGCCTGGCTTTCAGTTCTTTGGAACATGGACTACAGGGGGCGCTGCCGCACGCTGTGGCAAGGCTGTTCTCTAGGACCTGttcccacagtgctctgtggTGTTGAGGGAGCCCTCCTTGGCGCAGGTGATTCCGCCGTAGTTTTGACTGGCCTTCTCTGTGAGTGCACAGTGTGTAGCCTATTTGTGGATCCTCTCTGGAGAACAGTGTTCAGACCAtctgtccatttttaaattgggttggtTGGTGAGATCAGGAATGGGCTGGATATTCTAGGAGCCAGTCCTTTATCAGATACACGATTTGTGAATTTTTTCCTCCCATTCCATGAGTtgcctttacacacacacatttttttcagcactggggatggaacccagagccttgtgcctgCTAGGTAAGCTCTTCAACACTgagctgcctcacctggagcctgtAGGTGTGTGTTTTTGGTGGTGAGAATTtaaaccaggggtgctctaccactgagccacatccctaagccctttttattttgtaagctgcttagggccttgctgaggctgacctcagaaCTAcattcctcctacctcagcctcccgagccccttgggtgtgtgccactatgtctGGTTCGTGTGCCCCTTTGATGGACAAATTTCATGAAGTTGCCTGTGCCATTAGTATCACATCCAAGAAATGGCTGCCAAATCCAGTGCTGTGAAAGAAGCATTTGCTCTGTTTTCctctaagagttttatagttttaagcCTTACATTAAGGCTCCTAATCCAACGtgttttaccttcctggtgggcaTTTTCTCAGCAACCTTTGTTCTTTTCCTGTTGAatggtcttgtgcctttgtttaacacctataatccctgctacttgggaggcaaaggcagaaggattacacgTTCTTGGgcaatgtctcaaaataaaaatttgcttGTGTAGTGTATACACAGGCTGGGCTCAGGCCTCCGCAGTGTAAAGGAAAGTCACTTGACCATATTTGTGAGGGACTGTTTATGGGTTCTATAAGTCTATTCCTTGATCTGTTTTGTCTTTTTAGCAAGATTTGAAATCGGGTTGTCTTTTGTTAATCAGGGTGCCTTGACAtttctatttgaatttttggatgGGCTTTTCTGTTCCTGCACAGCTGCAATTTGCCACGCTGTGAGTGGACTTACTGAATTTCAACATGTTAGGATGCCTGGGATTCATCTTGTCCTTTTCCGGTCCTCAGTTCTGGTTTAGCCATTTCTCCAAGGACCCTGGTCTACTGTAGTGACAGAATCTGTGCATTCAAGAGCAAccagtgtgggctggggatgtggctcaagcggtagtgcgctcgtctggcatgcgtgtggcccgggttcgatc
This region of Callospermophilus lateralis isolate mCalLat2 chromosome 3, mCalLat2.hap1, whole genome shotgun sequence genomic DNA includes:
- the Stau1 gene encoding double-stranded RNA-binding protein Staufen homolog 1 isoform X4 encodes the protein MKLGKKPMYKPVDPYSRMQSTYNYNMRGGAYPPRYFYPFPVPPLLYQVELSVGGQQFNGKGKTRQAAKHDAAAKALRILQNEPPPERLEMNGRESEEENLNKSEISQVFEIALKRNLPVNFESFPLTQVARESGPPHMKSFVTRVSVGEFVGEGEGKSKKISKKNAARAVLEELRKLPPLPAMERVKPRIKRKTKPTGKLQTSPEYGQGMNPISRLAQIQQAKKEKEPEYTLLTERGLPRRREFVMQVKVGNHTAEGTGTNKKVAKRNAAENMLEILGFKVPQAQPTKPALKSEEKTPIKKPGDGRKVTFFEPGSGDENGTSNKEDEFRMPYLSHQQLPAGILPMVPEVAQAVGVSQGHHTKDFTRAAPNPAKATVTAMIARELLYGGTSPTAETILKNNISSGHVPHGPLTRPSEQLDYLSRAQGFQVEYKDFPKNNKNEFVSLINCSSQPPLISHGIGKDVESCHDMAALNILKLLSELDQQSTETPRTGNGPASMCGRC
- the Stau1 gene encoding double-stranded RNA-binding protein Staufen homolog 1 isoform X3, with protein sequence MSQVQVQVQNPSAALSGSQILNKNQSLLSQPLMSIPSTTSSLPSENAGRPIQNSALPSASITSTSAAAESITPTVQLNALCMKLGKKPMYKPVDPYSRMQSTYNYNMRGGAYPPRYFYPFPVPPLLYQVELSVGGQQFNGKGKTRQAAKHDAAAKALRILQNEPPPERLEMNGRESEEENLNKSEISQVFEIALKRNLPVNFESFPLTQVARESGPPHMKSFVTRVSVGEFVGEGEGKSKKISKKNAARAVLEELRKLPPLPAMERVKPRIKRKTKPTGKLQTSPEYGQGMNPISRLAQIQQAKKEKEPEYTLLTERGLPRRREFVMQVKVGNHTAEGTGTNKKVAKRNAAENMLEILGFKVPQAQPTKPALKSEEKTPIKKPGDGRKVTFFEPGSGDENGTSNKEDEFRMPYLSHQQLPAGILPMVPEVAQAVGVSQGHHTKDFTRAAPNPAKATVEYKDFPKNNKNEFVSLINCSSQPPLISHGIGKDVESCHDMAALNILKLLSELDQQSTETPRTGNGPASMCGRC
- the Stau1 gene encoding double-stranded RNA-binding protein Staufen homolog 1 isoform X1; the protein is MSQVQVQVQNPSAALSGSQILNKNQSLLSQPLMSIPSTTSSLPSENAGRPIQNSALPSASITSTSAAAESITPTVQLNALCMKLGKKPMYKPVDPYSRMQSTYNYNMRGGAYPPRYFYPFPVPPLLYQVELSVGGQQFNGKGKTRQAAKHDAAAKALRILQNEPPPERLEMNGRESEEENLNKSEISQVFEIALKRNLPVNFESFPLTQVARESGPPHMKSFVTRVSVGEFVGEGEGKSKKISKKNAARAVLEELRKLPPLPAMERVKPRIKRKTKPTGKLQTSPEYGQGMNPISRLAQIQQAKKEKEPEYTLLTERGLPRRREFVMQVKVGNHTAEGTGTNKKVAKRNAAENMLEILGFKVPQAQPTKPALKSEEKTPIKKPGDGRKVTFFEPGSGDENGTSNKEDEFRMPYLSHQQLPAGILPMVPEVAQAVGVSQGHHTKDFTRAAPNPAKATVTAMIARELLYGGTSPTAETILKNNISSGHVPHGPLTRPSEQLDYLSRAQGFQVEYKDFPKNNKNEFVSLINCSSQPPLISHGIGKDVESCHDMAALNILKLLSELDQQSTETPRTGNGPASMCGRC